The Nitrospirota bacterium region GACACAATTTCGGTCTTGCTCTTGATGTTTGCTACATAATGGGCGGTTTGAGTGACTTGCAGACACTCCAGTTTTTTAATACATACAGGGTTAAAAACCTGATAAGTAAAGATCGTGCACACTGGTTTGTTACAGATAAAGGAATGAGGAGTATTATTCACAGATTTGAAAACAGGCGTGCTGCTGTTCAGGGGAGAGTGGAGAATATTCTGGATGAACTGTTTGATTTAATAAGGGAGATGCAGACACATGAAGGCTGAATATCTGATATGTTACGATATAGCAAACCCAAAACGACTTGGAAGGGTCTATCGGTTTATGTCAGGCGAGGGCAAACACCTTCAGTATTCTGTCTTCCACTGCTCCCTCACTTGGAAGGAACTGCAGGCTATGAAAGTAAGGCTGAGTTACTTAATTGATGAGGAAGAAGATGATATACGGATATACCCGCTGCCGTCAGGCGGTAAGGTCATTGCAATGGGTTGCGGTGATAGATTGCCTGAGGGCGTAGAGATATTCATGGAATGAAAATCTCTACGATTCAAGATTGCAAATTCAAAATTCAAAATGATTTAGTCTTGAATGTTGAGTATTAAATGTTGAATCCGAGCGAAGCGAGGTTAAGGTTGATATTGAACAATGTGCAAATCTGTACAACCGTTGCTGTAATTCAAGGAATTAAAAGAGTAAAATACATGGGAGCCGAAACAAAGAAGACCTGATAAAAAAGGGATTGCGACTTAAGTGAGTTTAAGGAAGCAAAAAAGTTAAATGAAACAAAGAAGACCTGATAAAAAAGGGATTGCGACTCGCCGCCTCTGTGGGTTGCGGCCCGGTTGGGAAACAAAGAAGACCTGATAAAAAAGGGATTGCGACGCCCGGTTGGGAGACCGTTTAATTGCAGGATACTTGAAACAAAGAAGACCTGATAAAAAAGGGATTGCGACTTGCATCCTGCTGTGGAGTTACAATTATATTTTGGGAAACAAAGAAGACCTGATAAAAAAGGGATTGCGACAATGAGGGCTTTGTACAATCTCTCTTTCATCTTTCG contains the following coding sequences:
- the cas2 gene encoding CRISPR-associated endonuclease Cas2; this encodes MKAEYLICYDIANPKRLGRVYRFMSGEGKHLQYSVFHCSLTWKELQAMKVRLSYLIDEEEDDIRIYPLPSGGKVIAMGCGDRLPEGVEIFME